GCCGTCAAAATACTCTCAATCTTCTTCATCTTCCAAACACAATCTAATTCTCTTCTCTTCCATACCCAAGAACAGAAATGGCTAACACTCCTGAAAACCCTTCATCACCATCATAAGAAACCACTTCCACACCCACTTTCACTCTTTCCAACACCCCAACTTCTAAAAAAAGAGTAAAAATGATGGCTCACAAGGTTGTTGCTGGTGGAGAGCAGATTCAGAAAATTAATGAACAACTGAAAGCGAGTAGGGAGGAAGAACCTCAGAAATCTAATGAATCCTTCAAATCTGCtactgggggaggggggggggaactATTTCTTTCGAAACTGAACAAGTATCTTCTGGCCCTAAAGTCACTTCTGAGACAATTTTTGAAGTTCCtacaaatttggagaataggtttgtaCTGGTAGGGTCTATACCAGGTGTTGAAACTATAAAGTCGGGAGGAGTtggtggtaaaaatgaaaaaggaaaagaaaaagagagcaagggTGTTAGGAGTGCCGTGAAgggaaagggtaaaagagtggttgattcttcacccactcctgtgAGTTTAACCAAAGACCATGTAAAATGGTTGTTTGTGGAGAAAAATCTGCCGGAGtagaggagagtgtaaagaaaacagtgggaagtgggtctggcgaagcCGCCGAAGGGTTGGTTCAACTTggaaaaaatatagatgaacctgtttcATCTGAACAGGTTACCCTCGCAGACCTACTGAAGAGAGTGACTGAAAGTTATAATCCAAATAAGAAAGGGAGTTCAAAGACTAAAACCCATGGCACTGCTAGGGCAAATAAGAAAAGGAAGGCTGCCCCTTTTGTTACTATTGAAATTCCTCCCATAAGAGGAAGAGCCACAAGAAGTCAGCTAAAGCAGAATGAGGCAGAGCTGCAGAAAGCCTTAGAAGATAGTAGAAGAAAAGCAGTAGCTAAGGGAAAGAAGAAGATGGATGAGCCCATTGAGGCTGTTGACATTGATGAGATGGACCTGGTCCTTCGAGATAAAGATGAGACTGAAGAAGTGGAGGTTCTGACTCCCAAAGCCAAAAAAGCCAAGACTTCCACCAAGAAGTCTGTTTCGGAGTCAAAGTCTGCTGAACCATCAACCTTGGCAAAAAGAACAAGGTCTACTATGAAGTCAAAACAAGTGAAAATTGTTTAGGAAGAAGAATGGAGTGGAGAGGAAGAAGATGATTCTGACACTGAGAAAGAcaagatggccaagtttggcaAGAGGACAATTTTGAAAGGCAGACTCCTCAGGGACTTAGAGGAGCAAGGAATGGTGTTGCTTTTGGAGAAGTTGGAATTGCAAggctggaaggacatggtccttcagatggatggcAAGTTGGACATGAATGAAATTGTTGAGTTTATGGCAAATGGTGAGGTGAAAGATGGAATGGTTACCAATATAGTAAAAGGAGTGCAAGTCTACTTCGATGTGAAGgagttggtacaagcaaggatcattttggggcaaatacgctgcttgcttgtgactatgaagtccatgccactcctaaagaacctagttcatccaagaaggtactagtgaatagcaaggtgcgagccttggtgcaagaaagtgggactaaggatgctgagattgagaggctaaagaagaggttggcaaaggtggagactgagagagatgctctcagaactgagctggtaagagaaaaggagaagaatgatggcattcttcaggatatgctgaaactgctccaagccaaaaaccaagcacctagttcttcccagccttaagcctcctagcctagtgtagatcaaccagtgacTCCGTTCGGGATTTTTTGTTTTGCTCATGTTTCCagtgtttttatttcttcttatgctttgtggtaggatcttatcaatcatcaatgaaattcatTGTCTTTTGCTCTAACTGTTAGTTTATATATCTTTGATGGTTAATATCCTTATattgatctatgatgattaatccatgattTCATTTGAACtagcccagtggccatgagtaagtttaaaatctggttatcttacatatttatgcaacttttcgatgatgccaaaagaggGAAAAAGTTTGTGCTGTACACTTTGAACAATGATGTTTATAACCTGATGAACCtagtccttgatgataagtgataaaaagggaaaatgtttctaacattgtgttgatgttgagctaagttgaaacatggcctaagcttatgaaaaagcatagagtttgtcatcatcaaaaagggggaatttattggcccaagtgaaggcttgttttgaagattgacaaaggaagctcaggcatgaaccaggtccatcccttgtgtgcgTAGACACGGGTAGATTCAagcatgtgggatgcacgtgaaggagataatcTTAACTTGGAAtaattaatatctcctgatcgaaaaggttgcataattaaTAAGGAGAAAGATTCCTTAATCAAAGAAAACaatatccaagataagggaggagtaagaagttgagatcaactagaactcttccaccaaggaagagtagcattagaactctagttatttcttcatctactaaCTTTATATATTGTAgcatgttctcattctacaggtacgcacaaaagcagaagttaaacatgagttgagagcaaaatagcaaggcattttgcaaacaattcttgtgtgattcaagtgtgcgaacctgtagctacatgaaccagatagaagaaccagttccaagcgtccattttttattctagttcaattgtagtaggtattttcaagttgtacctttcagTTTTATCTAGAgaaaattgtaataggtactcagagtattcaagttagagttaacttgaagttgtcgcaacagttagaggctgtTTGCCACAATGGGATTATtggtaatcctaggtttacaaaagtgttttgtaaatgcagtctttggctcagtgatttagtggagagtttgggaaaatcttactgagaagtaggtcgtggtttttttcaccttttgagccaggtattttccacgtaaaatacttgtgttttttactttccgcatttactatttcaaCAATAATAGGTTAagaaacacatagaagaacccggtccttctataatcagtttaAGCAAAAAATTGGGTAACACACAAATTACCCCCCCCCCcctgtgtggtattgaagttaaaacatcaattggtatcagagttggttatccttgaagaggctaacaccttaggagaagatcaagataagtgcaccacctggaaaGTAGGAAGgacaatccactgctaggccaccactcttcaacggcCAGTACTACTCCTGGTGGAAAAACAGAATGAGAGACGATATCAtaggagaggactatgagctatgggacaagATCAAGATAAGTGAAGGCTTGTTttaaagattgacaaaggaagctcaggcatgaaccaggttcatcccttgtgtgcatagacacgggcaAATTCGAGTATGTGGGATGCACTTGaaagagataagcttaacttggtataattgatatctcctgatcgaaaaggttgcataattgataaggagaaggactcctaaatcaaagagaacactatccaagataagggaggagttagaagttgagatcaactagaactcttccaccaaggaagagtagcattagaactctagttatttcttcatctactaactctatatattgtaggatgttctcattttactggcacgcacaaaagcagaagttaaacatGAGCTGTTTGCAAACAATTTTTGTGTGATTTAAGTGTGCGAacttgaagctacatgaaccagatagaagaaccagctccaagcgtctgtcttttattctagttcaattgtagtaggtgttttcaagttgtacctttcagctttatctagaggcaattgtaataggtactcagagtattcaagttagagttaacttgaagttgtcgcaacagttagaggctgtTTGCCaaaacgggattagagttaatcccaggtttacaaaagtgttttgtaaatgcagtctttggcttagtgatttagtggagagtttgggaaaCTCCTACTGAGAAGTAGGTCGTGGGTTTTTCACCTCTTgtgccaggtgttttccacgtaaaatacttgtgtttaCTTTTCACATTTACTACTTCAgcaatagtaggttaaggaacacatagaagaacccaGCCCTTCTATAATAAGTTTAAGCGAAAAATTGggtaccacacaaatcacccccctcttgtgtggtattgaagttaaacatcagggggggactgataaagctagTATGTCGGGCCAGCAAAGCCCTGTTCTCAAGCATCACTGAAGGAGGCATTTGGTGTGATAGACATCATCGACTCACCCTCGTTTACCGAGTCTATCTACAACGAGGCCCAAATGATAAAAGAATGACCCAATGATGGGGCCCACGGAGCGGACGATCCCCTCTGCTATTTTTTTAATGGTTTGGATTCCACCGCTATGGAGGACGCCACCGGGTTAGGTGATTTAGAGACACCGATGAAAAGTTTATCCTCGGAGGTAGGTGGGCCTAACTCGAGCCCGAGACTGGTCAACTAGTTCCCTGCCCCGAGTGCAGATCCTGGTCGGAAGCGGTCAATTATCATCACCATTcaggaggatgcccgggttctttctgCCCCTGTTGGGGTAGCTAGTTACCTCCGGTGCCTGGTAACCAAAGAAGACCAGgcaaaaatgaacgaggtggatACGCCATGCCTGTTCAACGAGGCACAATAGGCGCTGAACCAGGTATGGTGTTGCCAAACATTTCCATTTTTCATCTTTAGTTCCTGATGATTCTAATATTTCTTCTCATATTTCAAGCCTCAATGCTTCATCATGAAACCTTCCTGAAGTATCGGGATGAGCTGAGCCAACTCAAGGCCGAAGTCAAAGAGCTTGATGAGAAGAGAGACAtgtacaaacttctcagcgagcaacgtgAAGGTGAGGCTAAGAGCCTTGGAGCCGAGTTGGAAGTGGCTCAGAAAGAACACGCCGACTTGGTGGAACAAGTAAAAATCTTtaaagttagtgatgatgagctaGACACGATGACTAACGGTCAGAACCCGCAGATCCAACAGAAGATTAatcggatcgaccaactccggGCCGAGATGGATGTAATCAAGGTTGAGGCCAAAGAGTGGAAGGGCAAGATGGATCGCTTGGCCTTGGAAAATGAGACTGCCTGGGCACAATTAACCTCGGCGGAGGCTCAACTTCGAGCGATGGGGGAGAAATTTGAGGCCCGATCGCAAAACGTCGAGTAGCTCCAGTCTTAACTAGGCTCGACTGTTGCCAATCGGGTTACCCTCGCCAAGGAGCTTAAAGCAGCCAAGTTAGTGGATGAAATACCCAGGGCCGATGCCGATGAGATGGTGTCCCAGTACAAAGCTAATGACGAGGCAACCCAGGACCACCTGAAAGATATTGTTGAATATgtgaagtggcagtcccgaagggaggccctcgagaaGGTTCATGCCTAGGGTTTTGATTTATCAGCCAAGATCAAAAATGCTAAGGGGTtcgaggtcgaggccaagaagttggcataTCCCGAGGAAGAAGGAGACTTCGAAGGTTTTGGCGGACCTGGGGACAGAGAAGACCCTGATGGTCCTGGTGATGAAGCGGGCTCCAGCGAGGACCAAGTCGCTTAGGTGTTTTGTAGAtgtttttgtacttttgtatttt
This sequence is a window from Nicotiana tomentosiformis chromosome 5, ASM39032v3, whole genome shotgun sequence. Protein-coding genes within it:
- the LOC138892608 gene encoding uncharacterized protein → MVVCGEKSAGVEESVKKTVGSGSGEAAEGLVQLGKNIDEPVSSEQVTLADLLKRVTESYNPNKKGSSKTKTHGTARANKKRKAAPFVTIEIPPIRGRATRSQLKQNEAELQKALEDSRRKAVAKGKKKMDEPIEAVDIDEMDLVLRDKDETEEVEVLTPKAKKAKTSTKKSVSESKSAEPSTLEEEWSGEEEDDSDTEKDKMAKFGKRTILKGRLLRDLEEQGMVLLLEKLELQGWKDMVLQMDGKLDMNEIVEFMANGEVKDGMVTNIVKGVQVYFDVKELFYLEKIVIGTQSIQVRVNLKLSQQLEAVCHNGIIASMLHHETFLKYRDELSQLKAEVKELDEKRDMYKLLSEQREGEAKSLGAELEVAQKEHADLVEQVKIFKVSDDELDTMTNGQNPQIQQKINRIDQLRAEMDVIKVEAKEWKGKMDRLALENETAWAQLTSAEAQLRAMGEKFEARSQNVE